A stretch of Candidatus Atribacteria bacterium ADurb.Bin276 DNA encodes these proteins:
- a CDS encoding Magnesium transporter MgtE: MLGYPEDSIGRLMTPEYVAVRPHFTVEETLAHIRQYGHDSETLNVIYVVDDKWQLLDGLRIREVILASPEQRISDLMDYKFASLNAFDDQETAVSAFKKYDRVVLPVVDTKGILLGIVTVDDILDIAEEEGTEDFQKFGAVQDAIISPLKASISFLYKKRVFWLTALVFVNVFSGAVIQNFEDVLASTLSLVFFLPLLIDSGGNAGSQSATLMIRALAMGDVQLRDWTKLLGKELLVSLLLGLTMALGVSLVSAFRAPEIMLVLGITMTAIVMVGSLIGMLLPFIFTKLKMDPATASAPLITSLADILGVLIYFTVASRLLG, encoded by the coding sequence TTGCTTGGTTATCCCGAAGATAGCATCGGTCGATTGATGACCCCCGAATATGTGGCAGTGAGACCCCATTTTACCGTGGAGGAGACCTTGGCGCATATTCGTCAATATGGGCACGATTCCGAAACTTTGAATGTAATCTACGTGGTGGATGACAAATGGCAGTTGCTCGATGGACTCCGCATACGGGAGGTGATTCTCGCTTCTCCGGAGCAGCGGATCAGCGACCTTATGGATTATAAATTCGCTTCGCTAAATGCTTTCGACGACCAGGAGACGGCGGTAAGTGCTTTTAAAAAGTACGATAGGGTAGTGCTTCCCGTGGTGGATACTAAGGGAATATTGTTGGGAATTGTGACTGTCGATGATATTCTGGACATTGCTGAAGAGGAGGGCACGGAGGACTTCCAGAAGTTTGGTGCAGTTCAGGACGCCATTATCAGTCCCTTGAAAGCCTCCATTTCGTTTTTATACAAAAAGAGAGTGTTTTGGCTGACGGCTCTGGTCTTTGTAAATGTCTTTTCGGGAGCTGTGATTCAAAATTTTGAAGATGTACTTGCAAGCACCCTGTCGCTCGTATTTTTCCTGCCGTTGCTGATAGATAGCGGAGGAAATGCCGGCTCCCAATCTGCAACATTGATGATTCGAGCCCTCGCAATGGGCGATGTCCAACTTCGGGACTGGACCAAACTGCTGGGGAAGGAACTGCTCGTATCTTTACTCCTGGGCCTCACAATGGCCCTCGGAGTGAGTCTGGTATCGGCATTCCGCGCCCCCGAGATCATGCTCGTACTCGGAATCACCATGACCGCCATAGTGATGGTCGGCAGCCTCATCGGCATGCTGCTCCCCTTCATCTTCACAAAACTCAAAATGGACCCCGCCACCGCCTCCGCCCCCTTGATTACCTCCTTAGCGGACATTCTGGGAGTGCTGATTTATTTTACAGTAGCGAGCAGGTTGTTGGGGTAG